A part of Acipenser ruthenus chromosome 48, fAciRut3.2 maternal haplotype, whole genome shotgun sequence genomic DNA contains:
- the LOC131721188 gene encoding C-type mannose receptor 2-like, which produces MGERGFLILLLAGFCVPANNQIRKHVFVKTVKSWSEAQSYCRENHTDLATVRSQEEAEQLLNIRGAFLGDSWLGLYRDDTQNWQWSNSDDVIYSNWRADVFCASVNSDGKWTDLPCNLQKAFMCYKETSNITERYTLIEELKTWTEAQQYCRENHTNLVSIKNASENEEIVKKAQGKPFWIGLFNEPWKWSHQGDNYTFHTWSNGEPNNLGGNENCVAMSKTGGWNDSPCNNQKSFFCCGSSGQCFYEGTGKTWQEAQSYCRNQGRDLPTIQDQARVNKLIGLIPSNSNWYYWIGLYHDKENWQWSSGGDVIYSNWEPYLFCASVNSEGEWEDSLCSQGNYFMCYNETSNITERYTLIEELKTWTEAQQYCREHHADLVSIKNASENEEIVKKAQGKPFWIGLFNEPWKWSHQGDSYTFHTWDSGQPNNLEGNQNCVMMSMTGGWLDYGCNNRMSFFCCEDSDPTSPPSTPVCISTSPEPCT; this is translated from the exons ggtTTTGTGTGCCTGCAAACAACCAGATCAGAAAACATGTGTTTGTGAAAACTGTGAAGAGCTGgtctgaagctcagagctactgtagggagaatcacacagacctggccactgtgcgcagccaggaagaagcagagcagctcttaaatattaGAGGAGCTTTTCTCGGGGATTCCTGGCtcgggctgtatcgtgatgacacacagaactggcagtggtctaacagcgatgatgtcatctactccaactggagggcagacgtcttctgtgcttcagtcaattcagatGGAAAGTGGACTGATTTACCCTGCAACCTTCAGAAAGCCTTCATGTGCTACAAAG agaccagcaacatcactgagagatacaccctgattgaagaactgaaaacctggactgaagctcagcagtactgtagggAAAACCACACcaacctcgtcagtataaagaacgccagtgaaaatgaagaaatagtgaagaaagcgcagggcaagcccttctggataggcctgttcaatgagccctggaagtggtcacaccagggagataactacacatttcacaccTGGAGCAATGGGGAACCAAACAATTTGGGAGGGAATGAGAACTGTGTGGCGATGAGTAAGACTGGTGGATGGAATGATTCTCCCTGCAACAATCAGAagtccttcttctgct gcggctcctctggtcagtgtttctatgaaggaactgggaagacatggcaggaagctcagagctactgcagaaaccaaggcAGAGACCTGCCCACCATTCAAGACCAGGCCAGGGTTAATAAGCTTATAGGTCTTATACCTTCAAATAGTAACTGGTATtactggatcgggctgtatcatgacaaagagaactggcagtggtccagtggaggtgatgtcatctactccaactgggaaccatacctcttctgtgcttcagtcaattcagagggagagtgggaggattcactctgcagtcagggaaactatttcatgtgctacaacg agaccagcaacatcactgagagatacaccctgattgaagaactgaaaacctggactgaagctcagcagtactgtagagaacaccacgccgacctcgtcagtataaagaacgccagtgaaaatgaagaaatagtgaagaaagcgcagggcaagcccttctggataggcctgttcaatgagccctggaagtggtcacaccagggggatagctACACATTTCACACCTGGGACTCTGGGCAACCAAACAATCTGGAAGGCAATCAGAACTGTGTGATGATGAGTATGACTGGTGGATGGCTTGACTATGGCTGCAACAATCGGAtgtccttcttctgctgtgagg attcagaccccacaagccccccttccactccggtct gtaTCAGCACCTCACCTgagccctgcacttaa